In Mixophyes fleayi isolate aMixFle1 chromosome 4, aMixFle1.hap1, whole genome shotgun sequence, the following proteins share a genomic window:
- the KIF23 gene encoding kinesin-like protein KIF23 isoform X8, which produces MMKPARSRAPWRPPPKKPNTGQKEPVGVYCRVRPLSPSDQECCIEVINETTVQLHPPDGGKVTRNGEYKETQYSFKQVFGMLVTQKDLFDDVAKPLVEDLVRGKNGLLFTYGVTGSGKTFTMTGSPGQGGLLPRCLNMIFNSISTFQAKRYVFKTDDKNGIEVQNEVDALLERQKREAQLQVVSRTPLSRQRVEPEFADMINIEDNCKVEDVDEDSVYSIFVSYIEIYNNYIYDLLEEVPIDPIKPKWNTPGKNAEFIPPQSKILREDQTHNMYIAGCTEVEVKTTEEAFDVFWRGQKRRRIANTQLNRESSRSHSVFMIKLAQAPLDADGDNVLQEKEQVTVSQLSLVDLAGSERTNRTKAEGNRLREAGNINQSLMTLRTCIEILRENQMCGTSKMVPYRDSKLTHLFKNYFDGEGKVRMIVCVNPKADDHEESLQVMRFAEMTQEVEVARPVDKPICGLTPGRRYRNQAFKDELTRRLEERGGPVNVEADEQAVMEMLIQSFPPIPSCELLDANDDQTLPRLIEALEKRRRIRQMMAEEFNKSATSFRATLQDLNGVVSAKETIAQGRMSEKERTIMSQKSEIERMEKKIKTLEYKIDILEKTTTIYEEEKRTLQNDLENQCQKLQRQLSDKRRIEARLQGAVNENAMKWEKECERRVAAKQLEMQNKLWVKDEKLKQLKAIVTETKVDKPQRPSREKDREREPKGDVFRTRGGGQSVQFTDIETLRQESPPGSGRKRRSSGSNQPPQPDATESEWTDVETRCSVAVEMRPGSNLGPSYQHHALPKRRKP; this is translated from the exons ATGATGAAGCCGGC CAGAAGCAGAGCTCCTTGGAGACCACCTCCCAAGAAACCAAACACCGGTCAGAAAGAGCCAGTTGGA GTTTACTGTAGGGTGCGACCTCTCAGCCCCTCAGACCAGGAATGCTGCATTGAAGTGATCAATGAGACCACTGTACAACTGCACCCTCCAGATGGCGGTAAAGTCACCAGAAATGGAGAATATAAAGAG ACCCAGTATTCCTTTAAACAAGTCTTTGGAATGCTGGTGACACAAAAAGACCTTTTTGATGATGTTGCTAAGCCCTTGGTGGAAGATCTCGTTCGTGGAAAAAATG GGTTACTCTTCACATATGGGGTGACGGGAAGTGGGAAAACTTTCACAATGACTGGATCACCTGGGCAAGGAGGACTGCTACCGCGATGTCTCAACATGATCTTCAATAGCATCAGCACTTTCCAGGCCAAGAGATAT GTTTTTAAGACTGATGATAAGAACGGTATAGAAGTGCAGAATGAGGTAGATGCCTTATTAGAGCGGCAGAAGAGAGAGGCTCAGCTGCAGGTGGTCTCCAGGACTCCTCTGAGCAG GCAGAGGGTAGAACCGGAATTTGCAGATATGATTAATATTGAAGATAACTGCAAAGTGGAGGATGTGGATGAAGACAGTGTGTACAGCATTTTTGTGTCTTACATCGAAATCTACAATAATTACATCTATGATCTTCTGGAGGAGGTGCCTATAGATCCCATTAAACCAAA GTGGAACACGCCGGGAAAGAATGCAGAGTTTAT ACCACCACAGTCTAAGATCTTACGTGAAGACCAGACCCACAACATGTACATTGCGGGGTGCACAGAAGTTGAAGTTAAAACCACAGAAGAGGCCTTTGATGTGTTTTGGAGAG GTCAGAAGAGGAGAAGAATTGCCAACACACAGCTGAACCGCGAGTCTAGTCGCTCCCACAGCGTTTTTATGATCAAATTGGCCCAGGCCCCCCTTGACGCAGATGGTGATAATGTTCTGCAG GAAAAGGAGCAAGTCACAGTCAGTCAGCTCTCCCTTGTTGATTTGGCTGGAAGTGAAAGAACAAACCGCACAAAGGCTGAGGGCAACAGACTGCGTGAAGCAG GAAATATTAACCAGTCGCTGATGACCTTACGAACATGTATAGAAATTCTACGAGAGAACCAGATGTGTGGTACAAGTAAG ATGGTGCCTTACCGAGACTCCAAGttaactcacctcttcaagaACTACTTTGATGGGGAAGGGAAGGTTAGAATGATCGTATGTGTTAACCCCAAGGCTGATGATCACGAGGAGAGTCTG CAAGTTATGCGGTTCGCAGAGATGACTCAGGAAGTTGAAGTTGCCCGACCTGTGGACAAACCAATTTGTGGCCTCACTCCTGGGCGCCGCTACAGGAACCAGGCATTTAAGGATGAACTTACTCGCAGACTGGAGGAACGTGGTGGTCCTGTAAATGTAG AGGCCGATGAGCAGGCAGTGATGGAAATGCTCATTCAAAGCTTCCCACCGATCCCATCCTGTGAGCTGCTGGACGCTAATGATGATCAGACTCTTCCACGGCTTATTGAGGCCCTGGAGAAACGACGCAGAATACGCCAGATGATGGCTGAGGAATTCAACAAGAGTG CCACCTCATTCAGAGCCACGCTACAAGACCTCAATGGTGTAGTAAGCGCCAAAGAGACCATTGCCCAGGGGAGGATGTCTGAGAAGGAGAGGACAATAATGTCTCAGAAGTCTGAAATAGAGCGCatggagaagaaaataaaaactctTGAATACAAG ATTGATATTCTAGAGAAGACAACTACTATTTATGAGGAGGAAAAGCGCACTTTGCAAAATGACCTGGAGAACCAGTGCCAAAAACTACAGCGGCAGCTGTCAGACAAGAGACGGATAGAAGCGCGGTTACAGGGTGCGGTGAATGAGAACGCCATGAAATGGGAGAAAGAATGT GAGAGGCGTGTGGCGGCCAAACAGCTGGAGATGCAAAACAAGCTGTGGGTGAAAGATGAAAAGCTAAAACAGCTGAAAGCAATTGTAACGGAGACCAAAGTCGATAAGCCACAAAGACCATCTAGAGAAAAGGACCGGGAACGTGAGCCGAAG GGGGACGTGTTCCGGACTCGAGGAGGTGGACAGTCTGTACAGTTCACAGACATTGAAACACTCCGGCAAGAATCCCCTCCCGGTAGTGG CCGCAAGCGCAGGTCCTCTGGATCTAATCAGCCTCCACAGCCCGACGCCACAGAATCTGAGTGGACAGATGTTGAAACCAGG TGTTCTGTTGCTGTGGAAATGAGACCTGGATCTAACTTGGGACCCAGTTACCAACATCATGCTCTTCCAAA gcGCAGAAAACCTTGA